The window TTTCGGTTGCCTAGACGCTCGCAAAGCACACTGGACAAGAACCTGATAGGAGCAGCGGCTTCTGAAACTTGTCTAGACCAGCCGTGCAGTACAGACCTCTTTGCTTCGTTTACCCTCGTTCGTTCCTTTTGTTTCTACCTCCTTGCGCAATTGCGACAGTTTTACGATGGAAGCCGACGACGCTCAGAAAGCTTTGCGGCTTGCGTTCAAGCACGATGCAAATGGCGATACTGCAGCTGCTATCAAGTGGGCCAAAAAgagcatcgccatcttcaaGACACCGTCAGCTGAAGCGCTGCTAGTAAGGCTCGAGAAGAGCGGCGCTTCCGGCAGTGGaacatcagcatcagcttcgACATCATCGAAGTCTGCCACTGCTagcgcctcttcctccgccGAAGGGCTTCGCTCTCGTTCAAGCGCACAGGCCAACGGACGTTCGGCATCCGAGACTGCCCACTCGGCGCCAAAAAGATCATATACGCAGGCTCAGATGGAAGTAGTGACCAGGATCAAAAAGGCGGGAGGCGATTTCTACCAAGTGCTCGGGGTGGAGAAGACAGTGGATGATAATGGAATTAAAAAGGCATACAAGAAGCTGGCCTTGCAGTTGCACCCGGATAAAAACGGCGCTCCTGGCGCAGACGAGGCGTTCAAGTCCGTATCCAAGGCGTTTAGCATCCTCACCGACGCAGATAAGAGGGCAGCATACGACCGATACGGAGGCGATCCGGACAACGCAagatcagcagcaggcgcgGCGGCCGCGGGTCATGGCAATCCGTTCGGCGGAATGAGAGGGACACCCTTCCGCGGTGGTGGGATGTACGgagacgagatcgatcCGAATGACCTATTCAACATGTTctttggcggcggcggcatGGGTATGGGCGGAGCACAATTTGGCGGCACCACGTTCACTTTTGGCGGTCCAGGCATGCGCACGCATCAGTTccgacagcagcgcgctggtccacgtcgagctcaagccgATCCACAGAACGCCAATATTTTTTTACAactgcttccgcttctcGTGCTAGGTCTCTTCAGCTTGCTAGCTTACGCACCTTCGCTTTTCTCGACGCCCGACCCGAGCTTCAGGTGGCAACCATCGAGCCTGTACAAGACACAACGCATGACAACAAAACATCACATTCCGTATTACGTCAACGATCACCAATTCAACACCCATCCTTTCGTCACTGGCgaacgcagcagcaaagaccTCGCTGGCTTCGAAAGCCGCGTAGAGAATGCGTACAAGCAAGCTATGTACTCGAGCTGCGAACGGGACAAAGAGAATCAAGAGAGGAGATTGGCAGCCACACGAGGTTTCTTGGGCATTGGCGCCGATGAAGCggaggccaagaagatcaGGGAGGAGGTCTATCCTAGCTGCGAGAACCTGAAGCAGTTTGGCATTTACATTTGATACTTTTGCGCATAGACAGATCTACGTTTCTTCACACActctgcttgtcgagacgTCTGACCCAGATGAGTGAGTGGAGGAATGTGAATGGctagattcgtgattcacactcgtgattctcgattcgtgattgatggTGTGCCACGTGCCAACGGCTGAGATGTAAGATCGTCATGTGTTTTTCGTACGAAAATttgtactcgtgacttgcactcacgactgagtTAGATCGTCCGCAGGGGCGTGAAATGAAAGGCTCTGttgcattcatgattgtgatttggtcagccgagctgagcacttcaatcacgaatcacgaatggttGCGGCGGCCGACTCAGGACTCTCAGACTCAGCGGCAGtggtattcacgattacagCTTGGAGAGTAGTgacgtgaatcacgaatcacgaatcacgaatgggtCAACCCGAATTCGCCAAACCAACACCTTAGATCCTAGCGCCTTGACTTGATCGCGGTTCCATTCTTGCGAGCTTGCCACCATTACTGATCGCCTATCTATCACCACACTCCGAAGCCATTGCACAACCCTGTCTCCAAGTGCTTGTCCATCCCGACCAGCATTCATCCGAAGCAACCTAGTAGACCGAACGTCCCTACCTACGAAAGACGGATCACGACCGGTTTCGCAGCTGCACGCACACATACATAGGGTCCAAGATGGTAAGTCTATTGTTACAGCTGAAAGTCAGTCGAAGTGAAGTGCAGTTCTGCTCACGCCTTGTGATCACTTCTATCTGCTTTTTTCTGCGCTCATGTTGCAGTCGACACCTTCAAAAAAGCGACTGATTCGAGACTTCAAACGCCTCTCCACCGATCCGCCTGGTGGCATATCTGGCGCACCTTGTGCTGACAACCTCATGATCTGGAACGCCGTCATCTTCGGTCCCGCAGACACGCCATTTGAAGACGGCACGTTCAAGCTCGTGCTGACTTTCGACGAATCCTATCCCAACAAACCACCCACCGTCAAGTTTCTTTCCAAAATGTTTCATCCCAACGTGTATGCCAATGGCGAATTGTGTCTGGACATCTTGCAGAACAGGTGGAGTCCGACGTACGATGTGGCGGCGATCTTGACAAGCATTCAGAGCTTGTTGCACGATCCCAATCCGAATTCGCCGGCGAACGCCGAGGCGGCGAGCTTGTACCGGGAGAACATGAAGGAGTACGTCAGGAGGGTCAAGGCGACAGTGGAGGCGAGTTGGTTGGACGATGGAGAGATGCCGGAGTCTATtgaagaggacgacgaggcggaggcagaggcagaggcggaAGCAACCGTGGATAGGTCTGCGCCGCAAACGGCTTCGGCATAGCTCAACTCGACTACCTTCCCGTTCGTTGCAGACAGATTCGCCCAATCCCGCTTCTCACCCCAACTGCTTCGGTCATCTTTAGCCACTTTGCATTTCCCCACTAACCCAACTTTGACTCCGCATTCACTTTGTGCATCGCTTCCTGTATCGCCTGTCAACCTACCTCGCCTACCCCTTTGCAACGCTCACCCCCTTCTGCTCAGTCGACCCGCTCGTGCACTTTCAACCTCATCTGCCACCCCCCACCTGGTCTCACACCTTAGTGCCCCTCACCTCGTTACCCGTCTCCGGTTCGTCTCAGATCACGCGCTTTACTTGTTGTCCAAATGTACATCATTTTCTTTCCTCTCTCGCTGTGCTCGATCATTTTCGGTTGATGTATGCACCCAAAACCAACACACGCCCAGCATCATGCCCATTCGAGCCGGCACATCACCAGTCAGTCGCCCTTTCTCTCCTTGCATTTCCATAACCAAAGCCACACAGCCGCAAAACAGGAGGACAAGATACACGAGAGTTTTGGATTCGTAAAAGATAAGCGGTGGCGGTGTAATGTGTAAAGTGTATGCGCAGTCTGGAGATGCAAATGAGTAAAGAAAGAGTCGAACGAGAAATGACATCAAGACACAAAACGAAGTGGTCGAGCGATTACTTCTGTTGGTCCGGATTCAAGTGTTTTGGGGTGATTGTTTCCACTTCAAACGCTGATAAGGTGGAATGCTGTTGTTACAAGAGGCAAGAATGGTATGCGGGAGGAGATGGGGAGCGAGACCTAAAGAGAGGTGGAAGAATTCTTAGTTCTTCTTCTCCCCTTCACCCTCGGGCTTGGACTCGGCGTTCTCGGTGTTGCCAGACTGGGCACCCTTCTTCTCGTagacgagcttgaagaGCTGTAGCGAAGCCTGCTGGGTAGCGTCGATCTTCTCGCGGATGGTCTGTgcctcgacgtcggcgtCACCGTTCAGACCCTTGGAGGCGAGCTCCTCGGTCTCTTTGATGAGCACGTTGagcttctccttctcctcggCGGGGAGCTGCTCGCTGAACTCCTGCATGGCCTTGGTGGTCTCGGAGCAGACCGAGTGGGCACGGTTAGCCTCCTCAATGACGGCCTTGCGCGCCTTGTCAGCCTCGGCGTACTGTTCAGCATCGGCAACCAtcttctcgatctcgttGTCGCTGAGACCCGAACCGGCCGAGATGGTCATGGACTGGTCCTTGTTGGtggccttgtcgagcgcagAGACGTGCATGATACCGTCGGCGTCAATGTCAAAGGTGACCTCGATCTGAGGAACGCCCTTGGGCGCAGGGGGGATGCCGGTGAGCTGGAAGttgccgagcagcttgttgtCACGGACGAGCTCACGCTCACCCTGGTAGACCTGAATGTCGACGGCAGTCTGGCCATCAGCGGCAGTGGAGAAGACCTGCGACTTCTTGGTGGGGATAGTGGTGTTGCGGTTGATGAGGCGCGTGAAGACACCACCAAGAGTCTGGATACCGAGCGAGAGCGGGGTAacatcgagcagcaaaacGTCGGTAACCTGACCGGAAAGAACACCACCCTGGATGGAAGCACCGATGGCAACAGCCTCGTCGGGGTTGACACCCTTGCTAGGGTCGCGCTTGAAGATGTTCTTGACAGTCTCGAGCACCTTGGGCATTCGGCTCATACCACCGACCATGATGACCTCCTGAATGTCCGAGGGCTTGCAGccagcatcggcgagcGCCTTCTTGCATGGCTCGATAGTgcggtcgacgagcttgccgacgagcgactcgagctgcgaACGGGTGATCTTGGAGTTGATGTGTTTGGGACCCGAGGCATCAGCGGTGATGTAAGGAAGGCTGATGTCGGTCTGCTGGGTGCTGGAaagctcgatcttggccttctCGGC of the Mycosarcoma maydis chromosome 2, whole genome shotgun sequence genome contains:
- a CDS encoding putative E2 ubiquitin-conjugating protein RAD6, whose amino-acid sequence is MSTPSKKRLIRDFKRLSTDPPGGISGAPCADNLMIWNAVIFGPADTPFEDGTFKLVLTFDESYPNKPPTVKFLSKMFHPNVYANGELCLDILQNRWSPTYDVAAILTSIQSLLHDPNPNSPANAEAASLYRENMKEYVRRVKATVEASWLDDGEMPESIEEDDEAEAEAEAEATVDRSAPQTASA
- a CDS encoding putative Hsp70 family ATPase SSC1, whose protein sequence is MFSRGLRAAAPATRLLNQPLRSAAPGVARLAPLGARFNSGKVSGPVIGIDLGTTNSCVSVMEGQQARVIENSEGGRTTPSVVAFTKDGERLVGLPAKRQAVVNPEATLFATKRLIGRKFQDKEVQKDLNNVPFKIVPHSNGDAWLEVRGEKYSPSQIGAFVVGKMKETASGYLGKTVKHAVITVPAYFNDSQRQATKDAGAIAGLDVLRVINEPTAAALAYGLDRDDSSVIAVFDLGGGTFDISILEMQKGVFEVKSTNGDTHLGGEDFDIVLVEHLVNEFKKESGLDLSKDRMAIQRIREAAEKAKIELSSTQQTDISLPYITADASGPKHINSKITRSQLESLVGKLVDRTIEPCKKALADAGCKPSDIQEVIMVGGMSRMPKVLETVKNIFKRDPSKGVNPDEAVAIGASIQGGVLSGQVTDVLLLDVTPLSLGIQTLGGVFTRLINRNTTIPTKKSQVFSTAADGQTAVDIQVYQGERELVRDNKLLGNFQLTGIPPAPKGVPQIEVTFDIDADGIMHVSALDKATNKDQSMTISAGSGLSDNEIEKMVADAEQYAEADKARKAVIEEANRAHSVCSETTKAMQEFSEQLPAEEKEKLNVLIKETEELASKGLNGDADVEAQTIREKIDATQQASLQLFKLVYEKKGAQSGNTENAESKPEGEGEKKN
- a CDS encoding uncharacterized protein (related to HLJ1 - Co-chaperone for Hsp40p), which codes for MEADDAQKALRLAFKHDANGDTAAAIKWAKKSIAIFKTPSAEALLVRLEKSGASGSGTSASASTSSKSATASASSSAEGLRSRSSAQANGRSASETAHSAPKRSYTQAQMEVVTRIKKAGGDFYQVLGVEKTVDDNGIKKAYKKLALQLHPDKNGAPGADEAFKSVSKAFSILTDADKRAAYDRYGGDPDNARSAAGAAAAGHGNPFGGMRGTPFRGGGMYGDEIDPNDLFNMFFGGGGMGMGGAQFGGTTFTFGGPGMRTHQFRQQRAGPRRAQADPQNANIFLQLLPLLVLGLFSLLAYAPSLFSTPDPSFRWQPSSLYKTQRMTTKHHIPYYVNDHQFNTHPFVTGERSSKDLAGFESRVENAYKQAMYSSCERDKENQERRLAATRGFLGIGADEAEAKKIREEVYPSCENLKQFGIYI